In the genome of Caulobacter flavus, the window TTCACCGCCAGGCCCGAAACCATGCCGAAGTCGCCCGTATGCAAGGCCGCCTTGATCTGCAGGTCGGGGCCCAGGAGGAGGATCCTGGAAAGCCCGAGCTTCAGCTTGTCGTCCGTGACCATCGTCGCGGCCACCCAGAGGTCGCCCGCCTGGGGTTTGACGGGGAGGGAAAGGGGGTCGCCGAACATCAAGGTCTCCGTGCGGTCAGGCCCGCGCTTGGCGGGATGCTCGGAGGTTTTCAAAAAGGGACCGATCGGTCAATTTTCTAGTCGGCGCTATCCACCTGGCGAGAAGTCGCGGCGTCGACGCCGGTCTGGTAGCGGCCCATCACGTGGTCCAGCATGCCCACGACGCGCTCCCAGGCCAAGTCGTCATGCAGGTCGAAACCGAAGAAGTTCGGCTCGAACTTGGCGCGCATGCCGACATAGGAGACGGCCGACAGCATGGTCATGGCGATGGCCAGCAGTTCCTTGTCCTCGCTGCGCTGGCCGATGAACAGGCGCTCGTACTCTTCCCAGATGCGGATGCGCACGGCGGTGACCGCGTCGCGCAGTTCCGGCGGCCCGGCGAACTCGCCCGCCATGATCGTGGCCACGGCGGGGTGGGCCCGCAGGGACGAGGCGTAGGTGCGCAC includes:
- a CDS encoding TetR/AcrR family transcriptional regulator; translated protein: MERGSVHDAGVNALIKEAGVGKKQIYDYFGGLGGVADAWVRRTGIWPRLSDMLDEPLETFHQRPPMERLRMLVRTYASSLRAHPAVATIMAGEFAGPPELRDAVTAVRIRIWEEYERLFIGQRSEDKELLAIAMTMLSAVSYVGMRAKFEPNFFGFDLHDDLAWERVVGMLDHVMGRYQTGVDAATSRQVDSAD